A single window of Nicotiana sylvestris chromosome 5, ASM39365v2, whole genome shotgun sequence DNA harbors:
- the LOC138869358 gene encoding uncharacterized protein — MASPSSPHPLVVGERNSTYVSLLENKQSGQFPAKIELKQVEFIHGEATIKFIMEEVHQYAKEEGFDRHDDYVLAAAKSVNYLTVNGQELQMQIFPWTISFNPKEETSKAFVWISFPNLHPMLFAKQSLLSIASAVGKPLAIDKATQEKSRPSTARAKVELDLLGKPPQNLKIKFVDEKYGKVIEHLQKFVYDNLPLYCTCCKPQGHDVSTCRLISTNNRDSGLNGDIEEADDPTIVEKFQGDLR; from the exons ATGGCTTCTCCATCCTCTCCCCATCCTTTGGTTGTGGGAGAGAGGAACTCAACATATGTATCACTACTGGAAAACAAACAATCTGGACAGTTTCCGGCAAAAATTGAGCTAAAACAGGTGGAGTTCATCCATGGTGAAGCTACGATCAAATTTATAATGGAGGAAGTACATCAATATGCTAAAGAGGAAGG GTTTGATAGACATGACGATTATGTTCTTGCTGCTGCAAAATCTGTTAATTACTTAACAGTTAATGGACAAGAATTACAGATGCAAATTTTTCCATGGACTATTAGTTTCAATCCTAAAGAGGAGACCTCCAAAGCTTTTGTGTGGATATCGTTTCCTAACCTGCATCCTATGTTATTTGCAAAACAGTCATTGTTGTCTATAGCTTCAGCAGTAGGTAAGCCATTGGCAATAGATAAAGCAACACAAGAGAAGTCACGACCTAGCACAGCTAGGGCCAAGGTCGAGCTTGATCTTTTAGGTAAGCCGCCGCAGAATTTGAAGATCAAATTTGTGGATGAAAAATATGGTAAGGTGATCGAGCATCTTCAGAAATTTGTTTATGATAATCTGCCCCTGTATTGCACATGTTGTAAGCCTCAAGGTCATGATGTAAGCACATGTCGTTTGATCTCGACAAATAATCGGGATAGTGGATTGAATGGTGATATTGAGGAAGCTGATGATCCTACGATTGTGGAAAAATTTCAAGGAGATTTGAGATAG